The Magnetococcales bacterium genome segment CGGGGTGACGTGATGGACTTCCGCATCGCCGACACCTTCACCGACAGTCTCGCCCGGCTGACAGCCCCGGAACAGAAGGCCGTCAAGACCACCGCCTTCGACCTGCAACTCAACCCGGCCACGCCGGGCCTGAGTCTCCACAAGTTGGACCGGGCCAAAGATCCCCGGTTTTGGTCAGTGCGCGTCACCGATGACCTGCGCATGATCGTTCATCGTACCGAATCCAGTCTGATGCTGGTCTACGTCGCCCACCACGATGCGGCCTACCGCTGGGCCGAAAGGCGCAAGATTGAACGCCACCCCGTCACCGGAGCCGCCCAACTGGTGGAAGTACAGGAACGGGTCGAGGAATTCTCCGTCCACAAGCCCCGGTTGGAAGGTGTTGACCCACCCGTCAAACCGAAGCTGTTTGGCAATCTGGCCAAAAACGAATTGCTCTCCTTCGGCGTCCCCCTGGAATGGATCGAGGATATCAGACAGGCCGACGAGGACAACTTTTTGGAACTGGCGGACCACCTGCCCCAGGAAGCCGCCGAACTGCTGTTGGAACTGGCCTACGGCAAGACCCCGAAACCCATCCCCGCTCCCGTTGTGGAGGGCGATCCGTTTGACCATCCGGATGCCCAACGTCGTTTTCGGGTGTTGGCCAATGGGGATGAATTGCAACGCGCCCTCGACTACCCCTGGGACAAGTGGGCGGTCTTTCTCCATCCGTCACAACGCCAGATGGTGGAACGCAACGATCCCGGTCCGTCTCGTGTCGCCGGATCGGCAGGGACCGGCAAGACCATCGTGGCTCTCCACCGTGCCGTCCATCTGGCGCGCAAGCATCCGCAAAGTCGGGTGCTGCTGACCACCTTCTCGGAACCGCTCGCTCGTGTTCTGAGCCAAAAACTCCAAATACTGGTGGGCAACGAAGCCGATGTGGGCAGCCGGATCGTGGTTCGTTCCATCACCGAAACGGCCCATAACCTGTACACCAAAGCCTTCGGCGAACCGGACATCGTCTCCCGTGACCTTCTGGCGCATCTGCTGGCGGATGCGGCGACCCGGCATGGCCCCCACAAGTTCACCCCACAATTTTTGTTGGGCGAGTGGACGGACGTGGTCGATGCCTGGAGAGTGTCAAACTGGGAGGGGTATCGAGACGTGCCCCGCCTGGGGCGGAAAACCCGCATCGGAGGCAGGCAACGGGAGATCCTGTGGTCGATGTTTGGCCAGGTCCAGGACGAACTGAAACAACGCCACTTGGTGACCTGGCCGGAGGTGTTCGCCCGTGTGACGGACCTGATCTCCAACAGGAAAGAACCTTTATTCGACTTTACCGTCATCGACGAAGCGCAAGACATGGGTGTGGCCGAAATGCGGCTTCTCGCAGCATTGGGCGGCACCCGCGCCAATGGA includes the following:
- a CDS encoding DEAD/DEAH box helicase, producing the protein MDFRIADTFTDSLARLTAPEQKAVKTTAFDLQLNPATPGLSLHKLDRAKDPRFWSVRVTDDLRMIVHRTESSLMLVYVAHHDAAYRWAERRKIERHPVTGAAQLVEVQERVEEFSVHKPRLEGVDPPVKPKLFGNLAKNELLSFGVPLEWIEDIRQADEDNFLELADHLPQEAAELLLELAYGKTPKPIPAPVVEGDPFDHPDAQRRFRVLANGDELQRALDYPWDKWAVFLHPSQRQMVERNDPGPSRVAGSAGTGKTIVALHRAVHLARKHPQSRVLLTTFSEPLARVLSQKLQILVGNEADVGSRIVVRSITETAHNLYTKAFGEPDIVSRDLLAHLLADAATRHGPHKFTPQFLLGEWTDVVDAWRVSNWEGYRDVPRLGRKTRIGGRQREILWSMFGQVQDELKQRHLVTWPEVFARVTDLISNRKEPLFDFTVIDEAQDMGVAEMRLLAALGGTRANGLFFAGDLGQRIFQQPFSWKALGVDVRGRSQTLRVNYRTSHQIRHIADRLLQSSLSDVDGNVENRAGTVSVFNGPVPTIEVLRDAEQESLVVASWVGNLLKHGLLPHEMAVFVRDVPQLDRAKTAVGRCGCDVVELGDNMETETGHVSVASMHMAKGLEFRAVVVMACDDEIIPQQERIETVTDDSDLEEVYNTERHLLYVACTRARDHLLITGVDPASEFLGDLR